CACGACCAACGCCGGCTCGGTGGGCCTCAACCTGCAAGCGGCCAATACGGTGATCAACGTCGATCTGCCGTGGAATCCGGCCGTGCTCGAACAGCGCATCGCACGGGCACACCGCATGGGCCAGACGCAAAGCGTGCAGGTCTACGTCTTGGTCACTGAGGAAACCATCGAAGACAACCTGCTGGCCACGATCGCCGCGAAAAAGGATCTGGCCTTGGCGGCGCTCGATTTCGAGTCGGAGGTGGACCGCGTCGACTTGTCCACCGGCATGGAGGAGTTGAAGAGCCGGCTGGAGATTTTGCTGGGCGCCAAGCCCGAAGCGCCGGTCGACGAGACGGTCAAGCAGGCGGCCACGGAGGAAACGCGCCGGCTGACGGAAGGCCATCGCGAGCGCGTGGCTGCGGCGGGCGGCGAGTTGCTGGGCGCGGCGTTCAAGTTCTTGGGCGAGTTGGTTTCTCAGCAAGAGGTGGCGCCGCCGCCGCCCGAGTCGTTGGTCGCCAACCTTCGCGCCGGGCTAGGCGCCTGCGTCGAGGAAGACAGCGACGGCAAGCCGCGGCTGACCGTGACCTTGCCCGACCGCGGCGCGCTGGAGAGCCTGGCGCAGGCGCTGGCCAAACTACTGGCAACGGGCGGCGGGTAGCATGTCGTCCATCGACGCGGGTGCTTGCGTCGGAACGGCGTCTGACCATCAGTGCGGCCGTCTGCTCTAATCAGGTGTCCTTGTAAGGATCGCTCATTTCGGCGTTTTATGCCCGGCCTTTATGAACAGGAACTGCCCCTCGGCACCCGGAAGAAGAGATGGCCAGTGAAATCACCAACGCCAACAGAGCAAAGCTTGTCACGCCGGACAGTTGGAATCAGCGTGGATGACACCACACGTCAGGTGACTCTAACTCAACATCGCGAGCGCATCCACAGCCTGTTACTCGACCAACTCGCAAACGTGGGGCTCGCGATCGACGTAAGGCAAGACTTGCGGGACGTAGATCTCGGTAACTGCTTTGTTCAGGCGATGCGTCTCCCAGGCGGCCTTCGACTCCCACCATTCGACGAGCAGAAAGCGGCGCTCGTCGGCCTGCGACTGGTAGACTTCGAACCGTTCGCAGCCCGGCTCCTGCCGGGAGAGCTGACAAGCCTTGGCCAGCCGCTCGCGAACGGCGGCGATGTTGGCGGGGTCTTTCACCGTCAGCCAGACGTTCAGGTA
The DNA window shown above is from Pirellulales bacterium and carries:
- a CDS encoding putative quinol monooxygenase, translated to MYYLNVWLTVKDPANIAAVRERLAKACQLSRQEPGCERFEVYQSQADERRFLLVEWWESKAAWETHRLNKAVTEIYVPQVLPYVDREPHVCELVE